The DNA window CTTGGCCTGTGAATGTATCCCTGCATCCTGGGCATTCAACTATGGTGCCAAGTGGTCCTCCTATGTGCACTTCCCCTCATCATTTGTATCCTCCTGCCCCCCGGTCTCCAAATCTCATGCATCCTGTGCCATTTATTTATCCACCATATAGTCAACCACAGGTGGTTCCAAGCACCACATTTCCCATGAACACTATTTTTCGGCCTAACCATTATGGATGGCAACCTTATATGGGCTCAGCTCCATCAGAATTTGCGCCAGTGTCAGCATGGTCAAGTGGCCATACAATTGACTTCACCCCCCCGCCACATGTTGTTGACCCCATTTCACAGTCTTTAGCAGATAAGCATATTCAATCTGATGCAGCTGTTGTTAGTATAGGACCTTCACTGGACAGTAATGCTGTAGCGGCCAAAGGGGAAATGGAGACTCCTGCAGTGGTAGGAAGTGAAAATTTCATCAGCAACAAACATGATGATCAGGACAAACAATTAAAGGATGCGGTTAGAATTGAGCTGAATCCTGACATGAATGCAGAGAACAGTCATGACATTGGTGTAACGAATCAATCGCAAAGCAACATGAAGAACGAAGATGAAGGTAGTTTCAGGATATATGTAAAGGGGAAAAGCCGGCGGAAACAAACTCTGAGAATCCCAATAAGTTTGCTTAACAAGACATACGGATCACGTTCTTTCAAGCTTGTCTATAACAGAGTAGTAAGAGAGAACGACATCTTCAGGCCTTCGAATGTGTCCTTTGCTGAAGTTGTTTCATCTGGCAACTAGGCAAATCAAAATTGTTCTAAGCATCAAATATTGGAATTATTGGTCACAAGAGAGTTTTGATGGATCTCCAATTCAAATCTACTGAAATGTGATAAAGTTTTTATTTCGAAGGCAGAATGACGATCCTTCAGTGTTCTAGGTAATGAATTAAGTTCATATACTTTTCTCTTGTTATCCATTATATTTCATTCATTGATAAAGCTATTTTCTGCAGATGTGAAATTCCACAACCAAAACTGTTCAGAAAGGATAAATCCATTATTTTCATTTAAAATAAGGTATGGTTTCTTTGCAAGAATCTTTTGGGTCATTGGATGTTCATCTTTTCTGTTTCCATTTGATGGATCGGTTTTGATTGCAGTTAGCTTCTTGATATTCTTCTATGTAGCATATAAGTATTAGCATTGTTTCAATGCCTTTAGATCTTCTGAACATATACATGTTTATCATCAATAATAAAAGTATTTGCATCTAAATGTACAAACGGTGAACATTTTGTGTCATAGATCAAATCAACCATATTATAATTCTTCAGAACACAAGCCTTGCCGTGAAACTGTAGTTCCAATGAGCAAGTGAAATCTGAGCACTTTACATGAAGTAATTATTCGCAATGTAATATCATTTACTTTATGCGGTTTTCGTGAGATAAGTTTGGCCACTACTTTTTGTAACTTCAACATTAACATATTCTAACAAATTTTACTTTTTTGAAAGCATTTGTAAAGACAAATATAGTGACATTGCTTCATGTTACCAGTCCTGATCATTTAAACATATCAACAGCGGCAGAACTGATTCTAGAGCATCCAAAATAAAAGGCACAGCCACTCAAAAAAAAAGCACAGACATAACATGTATACAGTAATCTCCTTCCATTTGTCTACATTCTTACTCCAAATTTTTCAGTGATTTCTTCATACACTGAATTCACTGCCCTCTTGCACACATTACAGGTGTCGACAATCCGGTGTAAAGTCCAGAAGACTTGCTAAGAGTTTTGTGAGATCCAGAACTAATAGAAGATGAAAGTATTACCAACAATATAGACTGTCTAGACAGGCTgatttttcttcaattttgaTAGATTAAGAAAAAGGGAATCctctttgatttttttttcgAGCAAAGTTTTGGGCTTTGAAACTTAGCACTTAGAttctgatttttttttgttgCCTCGGCACATCCAATAATCACCTAAGATTTTTGTTTTTGAGAAACTAACGTTATTCTTTTTCATAGAACAATAATAATGTCTATTCAGTAAAGCTGCTTGTTTATTCAGAACAAGAGGCATTTCGATATGATTAATCAATATATTCTTATTTCATCATCGGCAATAACGTCTATCCATATTTTGGCAATGTTTTTTTCTTAATGAGCTGTAACAAGCGCTGAAATTGTGTCACTTTATTTTGTTCGGATACAAAGTTCTCTGAAACCGGATGCAAATTGACATTATCATTAAATTTTATGTCCCGATGTTTGCTTCAGTGACTATGCAAAGTAGGCTTTCCACCTGCTCAACGGCAATTTCGACACGTCAACCACGCCAACGCCAAGTTTAAATCTCCCACGCAAGCGCTGGTGCCCACGGACGGATAGGGAGGAGCCTTGGACCGAGACCGACCGACCTGGAGAGACGCACAGTCACGAGCAGAATACTCCAAGTCCAGAATCCGGTGGCCGTGGCGACCTCTCCAGAACCATCCGGTCCGCCGGGATTCGCCAGCGCGAGCGGTGGCAGGTGCACGCTTTGCTCCGGACGCCCGCGCGCGGGGCTCCCGGCCGGGCACGGCGCGCGCACGTGTCCCCTGCGACGCCGCCTGGGCTCGCCGCGCTGGCGGGGCGCGCACACGCGTCGTCGCCTCCCCATCCCCTGCGCATGCAGAGAGAGCTAGCCGGCCGAAGCTTCAGTCTCACGCGGTCCAGCGCGGTCCTCGGCAAGTCGGCAGCCGATGGATAAGCCCTGGCAGCCGGTTTGGTCCCCTAACCCGGCCACCTAGGCTCGCCTTTAAAAACGGGAGCTGCTGCTTCGTCGACCTACTAGCCTGTCCATTACCAGTCTTCACTGCTGCTGCTAGAGCTCAGCTCAGCTCGAGTGCCGCCTGCTCCCATTGCTGGGCTGTGCAAGCTTAGGCTCGCTGCTCTAGATTCGGCAAGGGGAAGaagcagaagggaggagaagctaCCTACGCTTCGACGACAATGGCCGGGGTCGGGAGGAACATGGTGGCGCCGCTCATGGTGCTCAACCTCATCATGTACCTCATCGTCATCGGCTTCGCGAGCTGGAACCTCAACCACTTCATCAACGGCCAGACCAACTACCCGGGTACGTGCGGATTTGCAACGCTTGCTGGTTCTTGGATTTGGGGGAGGTGATATAGCTGCTGCTCGATCTCACGGTGCACGCATGGCGCTCGCAGGTGTGGCCGGCAACGGCGCGACGTTCTACTTCCTGGTGTTCGCGATACTGGCCGGCGTGGTGGGCGCGGCGTCGAAGCTGGCCGGCGTGCACCACGTCCGCGCGTGGCGCCACGACAGCCTCGCCACGACCGCGGCGTCGTCGCTCATCGCCTGGGCCGTCACGGCGCTCGCCTTCGGGCTGGCGTGCAAGGAGATCCACATCGGCGGGCACCGCGGGTGGCGCCTCCGCGTGCTGGAGGCCTTCgtcatcatcctcgccttcacGCAGCTGCTCTACGTGCTGATGCTCCACGCGGGCCTcttcggcggcagcggcggctacCGGGACCAGGACTacggcgtcggcggcgccgccggcgagcccAAGGGCCCCAGGGTCTGATCGGCTCTCGATCTGAAGCGTTCGGTCATGCACGCGCCTCTGCAGCCGCGGCGTTAACGTAATAGTAATGGGATGTGTGTGGGTGTGGGTGTTGATGGTGTGTACCTAGTGTCGATCGATCGTCTGCTCATCTCTATTTGTAGTCAGGTCAGCTCAGCTCAGCTCTGGCTTGTACATGTACCCTGTCAAGTGTATTTTGTGTGCCGTCGGTTTCAGTCAGTGACGACACTGATGAGATGAGGGTGTGTTTTGTATCAAATCTGTCAACTTCTTCAGGTTTCGAATACCCAGTTTCACTCCACCGATGATCGTGCATGAATCCATCCATGACCAAACGTTTTGAGCACGGTCAACCATTGCAGTCATTGCAGATTTACAGTAAAGCGGCGTCTTCCAGCAGTATCTAGTTTGGTCAGATTGCTTGTCATCTGAACTTGCTGGCCATAGCTTAGCAGGGTAGAGGGTCTGTGGAGGATGTGTACTAGTTCAGCTATCACAAATGTACTAGTTCAGCTATCGAGCACTCGATATCTGCACTTGTGCTCGTTGCATGATAGACTCGTGGCGCTTACGTGGCCTACAGTTAAAAGATCCGACGTGGCAAAGCCTTGCGAGTCTAGGTGGCACAGAGAGTACATGTACATGCAGGAGTTTGCGTGCGTGGAGGTTTGTCCTCCTGCTTAGAAGTCACACAGGCACACTTACACGGCGCCTGGCGTCTGATCTCCAGCGACAAAGCTGGCCGGCCAGCGGCAACCTTTATTTAACCTCGGGCATAAAAGAGCACTTCCTCCTAGTGCAAGGGTGTTTACATTGCAGTAGATTGCTAGGAACAGTCATGTATGATGAGAGGCGTGCGAACAGAGGACCAAGCATGTCGTAGGCGTTTTTTTTGGACGGGCGCTATTGGAGCAGCGCGAGTTACTTGGATTCATCCCATCACATAAGAAAATCAGTGGACCGGACACGGACACGCGGCATAAGGTGAGAAAAACTCTGCATACAAACATAAAATGTTATATTTTTCAATCCAAATATGCAAATTAAACTGTGATTtcttatgataaatttttaATTTCTTGAAATAAGACCAGACTTAAATATGTTTGGATGTTTCTTTTTTGGAACAATCTTTTTATAAATGTAGAACAATATTTTTTATAAATGTAGAATGTACCTTCAGGTAGTTTTGCCTTGAGTTTTTTTTCTAGCTGTTGATCTAGGTATTTACAAAAATCCAATTAATAGTGTTAAGGATGACTCTTTCCCTCGGTTAAGAGTCACGACGGTTCCGTCTTCATCTACTTTAGATCTACGAGCGCTGGTGgcgatccgccgccgccgccggcaccatGTGCCGCACCGGTGCGCTGCCGCCGCTGAGCGCCGCACCATTGCGCCGCCGCGTGCAGCCGAAGCACTCGATCGAGAAGGTGTCAACTCAGCCATTGCAAGCGCGGGGTTGGGAATCCCTACTACCTTTGCCCGCCACCTGAGATCGCTGCCAGCGGGTACATGAATCCGGCATGTTTTTCAGAGATTGGATTTTTTCTATGCCAACTAGTGTTTAGGTAGATTAATAAGTTTAAGTAGATTAATAAGTTACCTCTATCAGTTACTTTGAATTGTGATTGACTGTTTAGCTCTGAACAAATGGATTTATTTGTTTTTTCTGATAAATTTCTCGGAAAATCACTCGAGGACAGGTTCCTTTGTTTTACATGTCCAGTAGAGTCCATTCAATTTGAAATGTCAGGTATCTTGTAAAAGAAAATGATTCCATAGTTCAGTAATGGCTTGAATCAATAGGAGATGCACGTCGCTTAGCCATAACATATGGTATATGGTCACATTCTTGATGCATTAATACTCATTTACTTCTGAACTATGCTTGAAAATGATGGAAACAAATAGCTAATTTGGGTGCTGCATGCAGGGACAACTTAAATGGCCGATTTAAGCGAAGAGGCTCTGTTGGAGTACTATGAAATTGTTAGCAAGATGTTTGGCAGTGAGGATGAAGGATTTCAGTTTTATAACAACTACGCTCTTGAGAAAGGTTTAGCGTTCGGAAAAGCTATGTTGAGTGGGACAATGAAACCATGATCTATTAAATCTGAGGAAATTTGTATGTAGCCGTCAAGGTTTCTGTGAATCGAAGTACATGAAGAATGGAAACAGGAAGAGGAAGGCGCGCAATATCAGTCGTGTCGGTTGTCGAGCTAGGTTGGTGGTTGCACAAGTGAAGGAAACAGGACGGTGGTATGTCAAGGATTTCATTGATGAACACAACCACCCTTTGGCCACACGAGAGCTTGCTTGTATGCTGCGATCCCACAGGAGAATCCGCGAGGAGCAGAAAGCTTCAATTGTAGAGATGGAAATTTCTGGGATCCGCAAACAGCAGATCATGGATATTTTGGAAATGCGGTATGGTAGGTTTGATATGGTTGGATGCACAGACAGGGACATATATAATTTCAGCTATAGCTATAAGCAGGAGACAATTGCTGCCGGTGATGCTCAGACAATGATAAGTCACCTAAAAGCGCGCCAAGATAAAGATCCTGAGTTTTTCTTCAAGTATTTGGTTGATGCAGATGGTCATCTGAATGGGCTGTTCTGGTCTGATAGTCAATCCCTACTTGACTATGAAGCTTTTGGTGATGTTGTCATATTTGACAGCACATACAGGACCAATCGGTACAATATGCCCTTTGTACTTGGACGGCACGACGCGCAGCAGCTTTTCCACTGCTCGCTGCTCATCAATGGGTTCACCATAGATGGCGAGGGAGCTCATCAGGCTGGAGAGGCGTAGTGCAAAATCATCCACCGCCTCACCCTCCTTGAAGCCGAGCAGCTCCCACTCACGGCGCATCTTCTGCAACGTCGACTTGCGGACGCGATCGTCGCCAGCGTGGAGGGAGCGGATGGCAGCCCATGCCTCCTTCGCTGTTTTCTTCATTGCCAGAGGCTGGAACATCTCTAGTGGCACAGCGCTGAGCAGCGCTTCAAGTGCCATACGGTCCTCTTGGTAGTCGACATCGTCTTCTTCAACAGCTTCCCACAGACCACGCACCTGGAGCTTCACCTTCATCATCAAGCTCCACTCCTCATAGTTGCCTTTAGTCAGCAGCGGGAAAGATGTGTTGCTGacctccttgatcacccgcACCTCACGGATTCTTCCACCGCGGCGAGTTGCTGATGGAGATCGCCGGCGATAGGTGCGAGGCTGATCCTCATCATCTTGAGCACCTCGACCGGTTGAAGACATGATTCCTGCTCTAACAAGGCTCTGTTACCAATTGTTAGATTCTTTAGCTTAGGATCACTTCTGTTCTGTTAAAAACAGGAGAGAGACATGAGAGGAGTGGTTTTGTGTAGTGAAGTTAACAATGTATATTTCTATATTATACAAGCTTAGATATATAGGAGGGTACATGTCCTTTTGTAGGAATTTTAGGTCGGTGCTACAGTACCACTACAGTAACCGACATTATGTTGGCCTGCCTTTTACAGCTAAAACAAAATCTAAATTTACTACTACTGTCGGCTGTCTATAACTTAATGGCTAAGCAAAGTACATCTGACCCTACTAGTCAAAATAAAACAAAACTCATGCATTATCTCACACATGCTATATGATGAGCTGAGAACCTGGTAAGAGTTGCCTGATCTGTTGTTTCTCTCATTCTGTTGCCCTCTTTTTACTGTTGGGAATCTTGAAACATCGGTGAACAAAATTAAAATGTGGTACATGCAATGTTTGATCGGGAGATAGTTACAGCCATACATGGGGTTTTGGGACGATGCCATTCTTTATCTGCACGTGACACTATTCCACGATAATAATTTGATGTATGATTTGAGTATTTGGCACTTACGACTTAAATCAGAGGAGGTATTGAATTATTTTGCCAATAAATTTCAGGACCGCACATTGCTCTTTCCGCATCGGCCCTATCGTGATTGTTGACGAACCATTTACAACAAGTTTTCAGTCGTACTAGATTTATGCCCGTGTATTGCTACGGGTAGTAAAAAGATTTCTAGGGCAATACATAGAGCATAAAAAACATGATCTTGTTGCTTTGAGGCTAATTGAGATTGATAAGAATCATCTTTTTATATAATATAGTGTCAAAAGTTTAAACATGGCACACTAACAGATAATATAGTTTGAACTAAAGGAAGCAAGCTACACCATTCAAAGTTTTTTCTTGTTTTTTAATTGCTAATAATAATTACAAATTTGTTATTACTTTGTGATACAAATTTGTCATAAGAATTATTTATTATAATTGAGTCATTGAGTGTCCATGCATTACTACGAGTGGCAAAATCTTTTCATGAGATTTCAGAGTAATTTTAGTCAACTAAAACAGATAATCAATAACGTTGTTCCAAAGAATTATAATCCACTTATTATTGAATATGTTTGACACAGGAATCTCTACGTAGCTCATAATTTCAAAAATACATAAAGAAAGACACATCTGTGGCTGAACCATTCAAGTCTTTCTCAACCTGCTGAGCTGATCATATCACTCAATTAAAGAGAGGTCCACAATATAAAACTAACATATGGATCAAGAAAATTGCTCAAATAAGGATTCGAGTCTGGCCATCTAGTATGGCTTGACTTATCTACTATCTCAATTTATAGTTGCAATTAACAATGCAACTATAAAAAATTTTCATCTGCTTATTAACAGGCAAGCCTTATTCATTTATATGCATACCAACAATCATATGTCACTGGTTTCTAAATAAGCTACATCAGATTTCTAAAGCAAGCAAGTACATCAGAGGTTTCTAAAGCAAGCGACATAAGCTACATCAGATTTCTAAAGCAAGCAAGTACATCAGAGGTTTCTAAAGCAAGCAAGTACATGTCGCTTGCTTTAGAAACCTGATGCAGCTCTTGGTGAACTTCTGAAAAACAAATTGAGCCCCTAATGATGCCCTATTGTCCAACAGTAATCGCCTTTTTTGGTTTGTCAACCATGAAGGGTTGCAGTCATTCTCACACAAGAATTTCATAACCCGTAGAACTCTTGCACTACGAACAAGAAACATGGCTATCTGGAGCTCATGCTGTCGGTTCAGTGTCAAAACCTTGTCAGGACTGTTTGCAAGCTGCTGCAGCCCGAAATCATTGAGAGTTTGGGCATGACAGAATAATGCAAATGCTTCGGCCCTTTTGCCAGCAGAACTATATGACTTCACCAAAAAGAAACATCTGCACAATTATTCAAAGTGAAACTTGTAAGGATAATCCAATGGGCATTATATATAAGTTTTCTAGCATATCAACTGAAACCTTGCTAACCATCAGAACGATTTATACAAATGGGGTGATTTGGAAAAGGATAGTGTAAACTAACTATGCAAGTGATTTTCATTAAGCTTTTCGATAACCTGATTGTGTTTTGGTATATATAGATAATTGGTGAATAGCCCGCAGCAAGGCATACAAACCAACATGTCAAAGGGTGAAAAACTCGCAACCAAAAAATAGTTCAGGAACAGATTTATCACCAAAGGAGAGACAATGGATGTGAAGAAAGCTGGTTGttaaagagtttgttatccttGGGATAGAGTATTACAAACCTCGCAGCTCTGAAAGCCAAGCCTTTCAGCTCATAGTCATGAATAAAAGagttctttttttatttttatttttatttctgCCGGAGCTAACAAAATCTATCAAGTCCGTTGTATTCTGCAAAAGGCAGTTTCCCACCAGCAAAAGCACACAAGTCCAGTAAAAAACCGTGAGAGCATCTCAAAAGGGGCATGATAGAAAGCAAGCATACCTGAATAAGCAGATCATATAGCTGAACAGGTTCTTCTCTGGCTTTGTGTTTGTCTCATTTTTCTCATCTCGTTGCTTTGTAAATTTACTTTTAGCAATGCTAGCAAGTAACTGGTTGCATTCTATTGTCCTCAATCCTAAAACAGCACTAACAGCCTTGTCAAGACCATTCAAGTCATCTCTTATATTCTCAGCATTGCCAGCAGAAGCCTACAATTTGGAATTTATTAGTTAAAAAAACAGTAAGCATTGTATATCATATCTCTAGTATAAAATAGATTGTACAAAATATGACTAGTAAAACATAAAAAGTTCCGTACCAGGTCATTGCAGATGCAGCTCCGAGCATCATGGTATGCAGAAAATATTTTATCAAAAATGCCAAGCTTTTTGTCAGCAGCAATTGATTCTGTTGCTGAACCATTCAAGTCTTTCTCAACCTGCTGAGCTGATCATATCACTCAATTAAAGATAGGTACACAATATAAAACTAACATATGGATCAAGAAAATTGCTCAAATAAGGATTCGAGTCTGGCCATCTAGTATGGCCTGACTTATCTACTATCTCAATTTATAGTTGCAATTAACAATGCAACTATAAAAAAAATTCATCCGTAATGCTTATTAACAGGCAAGCCTTATTCACTTATATGCATACCAACAATCATATGTCACTGGTTTCTAAATAAGCTACATCATTGCTTGCTTTAGAAACCTGATGAGCTCTTGGTGAACTTCTGAAAAACAAATTGAGCCCCTAATGATGCCCTGTTGTCCAACAGTAATCGCCTTTTTGGTTTGTCAACCATGAAGGGTTGCAGTCATTCTCACACAGGAATTTCATAACCCGTAGAACTCTTGCACTACGAACAAGTAACATGGCTAGCTGGAGCTCATGCTTTCTCCCTCTGTAACCTTTCATAATCTCACTCTGTGTGATTATCCATCTCATAATTCAATATTTCCATGCTCTGGGGAACAACCATGTGAGACTGCAActcaacaataaaatccatcaATATAAGCTCTAACCAGGAGTGAACAATCAACATTTTACTCATAGGCAGTAACTACCGTGACATAGAGCATCTCCAAGCAGGGGAAGCACCGAGGAAGTCCGCCACAGGCTTCACCTGCGGCTCCGCCATCTCCAGCGCAAGCGTCCTCACGCACCGGAACTCCACCGATAGTCTAACAGCGCGCATCAGGCGAAACAACTTGGAGCCAAGCTGCAGCTCCGGGATCCCGACCCCCAAGTAGCTGAGCATCTGCAGCCTCGGCGCATGCACTACATTTATCCGTGGGCCCCAGTCGATGCCGTGCGCGAGCAGCCTCTCCAGGGCGGGCGCGTCCTCGACGAGGTGCTCCAGCTCCTCGGCACCCTccaggccgcgccgccgcgtcaGGGAGACCGACACCGTGAGGCTCCGCAGGCTCTGGGACCGCACGCGTAGGGTCCGGCGGCCGAAGAACCGGTAGAGCGACAGGCTCGCGAGCTCGGGGCAGCAGGCCAGGAGACCGTGGAGggcagcggaggaggaggcccaGGAGAGGCGGAGGGTGAGCCGGAGGACGAGTTCCTGGAGGCGCTTGGCGGCGAGGGAGCGGAGCCGACCGCGGGTTGGGGGAGAGAGCGCGGCGGGCCTTCGTCGCCGGTGTGGAAGCGCGGCGATCGGTGGCGGCGACCCCcgcgggcgggggggggggggggggggtgggggtgcgcagcgggcggggcgggcgggggcTGTGGCGGAGGGCCCGGTATTGGTCGGGCAATACGTCGGCTCGGCCCAGCCCAACTAAAAAAAATCTAACCCTATCCACACGCCGCCCGCTCTGCTCCAGGCTCCCGCCcgctgcccgcccgccgcccgcagccccgcgcgccgccgcccgctcgcccgccgccgcccgcagccccgcccgcgcgcccccgcccgcccgccgcccggccgccgccgcccgctcgcccgccgccgcccgcctctacCTTCTGTCAAGTTCTTGGTGACTTGGTTAGTTGGTTTCCTCTTTGGTTTTTACTTTTCAGGGCACTGCTAAGAGCCTAAGAGAGTCCGGTCACAGAGATTTGGGAT is part of the Panicum hallii strain FIL2 chromosome 2, PHallii_v3.1, whole genome shotgun sequence genome and encodes:
- the LOC112880668 gene encoding membrane protein PM19L encodes the protein MAGVGRNMVAPLMVLNLIMYLIVIGFASWNLNHFINGQTNYPGVAGNGATFYFLVFAILAGVVGAASKLAGVHHVRAWRHDSLATTAASSLIAWAVTALAFGLACKEIHIGGHRGWRLRVLEAFVIILAFTQLLYVLMLHAGLFGGSGGYRDQDYGVGGAAGEPKGPRV
- the LOC112879342 gene encoding uncharacterized protein LOC112879342 isoform X1, coding for MVDKPKRRLLLDNRASLGAQFVFQKFTKSSSAQQVEKDLNGSATESIAADKKLGIFDKIFSAYHDARSCICNDLASAGNAENIRDDLNGLDKAVSAVLGLRTIECNQLLASIAKSKFTKQRDEKNETNTKPEKNLFSYMICLFRCFFLVKSYSSAGKRAEAFALFCHAQTLNDFGLQQLANSPDKVLTLNRQHELQIAMFLVRSARVLRVMKFLCENDCNPSWLTNQKRRLLLDNRASLGAQFVFQKFTKSCIRFLKQATCTCLL
- the LOC112879342 gene encoding uncharacterized protein LOC112879342 isoform X2, which gives rise to MIVAQQVEKDLNGSATESIAADKKLGIFDKIFSAYHDARSCICNDLASAGNAENIRDDLNGLDKAVSAVLGLRTIECNQLLASIAKSKFTKQRDEKNETNTKPEKNLFSYMICLFRCFFLVKSYSSAGKRAEAFALFCHAQTLNDFGLQQLANSPDKVLTLNRQHELQIAMFLVRSARVLRVMKFLCENDCNPSWLTNQKRRLLLDNRASLGAQFVFQKFTKSCIRFLKQATCTCLL